A single window of Pyrus communis chromosome 10, drPyrComm1.1, whole genome shotgun sequence DNA harbors:
- the LOC137746928 gene encoding protein GRAVITROPIC IN THE LIGHT 1-like translates to MLPTGARDTQLRESNSQKVHPQPMEEAMNQNPEAVEALISKVFTNISSLKSAYIQLQAAHTPYDPEKIQAADRLVISELKNLSELKHFYRENNPSPVCVSPQDSRLAAEIQEQQILLKTYGVMVKKFQSEIQNKDSEILQLQQHIEEAQQKQAKLEKNLKLRGMSTKESEGSTDENGFLPADLTPDLFISVVEAAYKAIHDFSKPLINMMKAAGWDLDAAANSIEPGVIYAKRPHKKYAFESHICQRMFSGFQQESFSLQVDNLTVTKEGFFHQYVTLRDMDPLDMLGQNPDSIFGRFCRSKYLVVVHPKMETSFFGNLDQRNYVMGGGHPRTPFYQAFLKLAKSIWLLHRLAHSYDSRAEVFQVKRGSEFSEVYMDSVVKNLIMDENDEKPKVGLMVMPGFWIGGSVIQSRVYLSGMKVAE, encoded by the coding sequence ATGCTACCCACTGGAGCAAGAGATACTCAACTTCGCGAGAGCAATAGCCAGAAGGTTCACCCACAACCCATGGAAGAGGCCATGAATCAGAATCCAGAAGCTGTGGAAGCCTTGATATCTAAGGTTTTCACGAACATCTCTTCTCTGAAATCAGCATACATTCAGCTCCAAGCTGCTCATACTCCCTATGACCCTGAAAAAATTCAAGCTGCCGATAGACTTGTaatttctgagctaaaaaacCTCTCTGAACTTAAGCATTTCTACAGGGAGAACAATCCCAGCCCAGTTTGCGTTTCTCCACAAGACTCTCGCCTAGCTGCAGAGATTCAAGAACAACAAATTCTTTTGAAAACATATGGGGTTATGGTTAAGAAATTCCAGtctgaaattcaaaataaagaTTCTGAAATCCTTCAGCTCCAGCAGCATATTGAAGAGGCACAACAGAAGCAAGCAAAGTTAGAAAAGAATCTAAAGCTCAGAGGCATGTCTACAAAAGAATCAGAAGGTTCTACTGATGAGAATGGTTTTTTGCCTGCAGATCTAACTCCCGATCTCTTCATATCGGTTGTTGAAGCTGCATATAAAGCTATTCATGACTTTTCTAAACCGTTGATTAACATGATGAAAGCGGCTGGGTGGGACCTTGATGCAGCAGCCAATTCAATTGAACCCGGTGTTATTTATGCTAAGAGACCTCACAAGAAGTATGCCTTTGAGTCGCATATATGCCAAAGAATGTTTAGTGGCTTTCAGCAGGAAAGTTTTTCCCTTCAAGTGGACAATCTTACAGTGACTAAGGAGGGTTTCTTCCACCAATATGTTACATTACGGGACATGGATCCATTGGACATGCTTGGCCAAAATCCAGATTCTATTTTTGGGAGATTCTGCAGGAGCAAGTACCTGGTAGTGGTTCACCCGAAAATGGAGACTTCGTTTTTTGGGAATTTAGATCAGCGAAATTATGTAATGGGTGGAGGGCATCCAAGAACTCCATTTTACCAGGCTTTCCTAAAACTAGCCAAGTCAATATGGCTTTTGCATAGGCTGGCTCATTCTTATGATTCTCGGGCTGAAGTCTTTCAGGTCAAGAGGGGGAGTGAGTTCTCAGAGGTTTATATGGACAGTGTGGTGAAGAATTTGATAATGGATGAAAACGATGAAAAGCCTAAGGTTGGTCTGATGGTTATGCCTGGTTTTTGGATTGGAGGTAGTGTGATTCAAAGTCGGGTTTATCTCTCTGGCATGAAGGTTGCTGAATGA